From a region of the Buchnera aphidicola (Aphis fabae) genome:
- the thrS gene encoding threonine--tRNA ligase, giving the protein MPVIRFCDGSKEIYEHSISLIEILKHKYPNIIQSLIAISVNGNFSNLNTVITQDSSIKFISKKDLDALNIIRYSCIQLLNYSVKKIWPLCQIVESKITSNGFYCDIDIKNRILEKDLVLIEKEMKTLLNKKYNILNKKVSFNYALKKFEKQSDTYKIDLIKSNFIENDIISLYYHENYIDFDIGMQVFNIKFCKYFKLEKIGGVYWKGNKKNKMLQRIYGTAWLNQEELDKYLSYIAEVKKRDHRKINQYLKLYHMQDESPGMIFWHNNGWIIFNELENFVREKLKEYEYKEVKTPLLIDKSIWGTSGHWDNYKDAIFTTSSENREYCIKPMNCPGHVQIFNIGLKSYRDLPIRMAEFGSCHRNESSGSLHGLMRVRNFTQDDAHIFCTQEQIHSEINNCIKMIYDLYSIFNFKKILVKFSTRPKKRIGNDLIWDKAETDLSNALIRNNLEFEHQLGEGAFYGPKIEFILQDSLNRSWQCGTIQLDFYLPRRLNSFYINEYNEKKTPIIIHRAILGSIERFIGILIEECSGKLPTWLSPIQVIVIAIKNVDAIYVNKIVKKFNVLKIRVESDLRNEKIGLKIREHTLRQIPYILICGEKEVKTNTVSIRSRNGSNFGIMDVDLFIKKLQKEIFTRSFFQMEE; this is encoded by the coding sequence CTAATATAATTCAATCTCTCATTGCTATTTCTGTAAATGGTAATTTTTCAAATTTAAATACTGTAATTACACAAGATTCTTCAATCAAATTTATTAGTAAAAAAGATCTTGATGCATTAAATATTATTAGATATTCATGTATACAACTCTTAAATTATTCCGTTAAAAAAATATGGCCATTATGTCAAATTGTAGAAAGTAAAATTACAAGTAATGGTTTCTATTGCGATATAGATATAAAAAACAGAATTTTAGAAAAAGATCTTGTTTTAATAGAAAAAGAAATGAAAACTCTTTTAAATAAAAAATATAATATTTTAAATAAAAAAGTTTCTTTTAATTATGCTTTAAAAAAATTTGAAAAACAATCAGATACATATAAAATTGACTTAATCAAAAGTAATTTTATTGAAAATGATATAATTTCTTTATATTATCATGAAAATTATATAGATTTTGATATTGGTATGCAGGTTTTTAATATAAAATTTTGTAAATATTTCAAATTGGAGAAAATTGGAGGTGTTTATTGGAAAGGTAACAAAAAAAATAAAATGTTGCAACGTATTTATGGAACTGCTTGGTTGAATCAAGAAGAATTAGATAAATATTTAAGTTATATTGCTGAAGTAAAAAAAAGAGATCATAGAAAAATTAATCAATATTTAAAATTATATCATATGCAAGATGAGTCTCCTGGTATGATTTTTTGGCACAATAATGGATGGATTATTTTTAATGAACTAGAAAATTTTGTTCGAGAGAAATTAAAAGAATATGAATATAAAGAAGTAAAAACGCCTTTATTAATAGATAAATCAATATGGGGAACAAGCGGTCATTGGGACAATTATAAAGATGCTATTTTTACTACTTCATCAGAAAATAGAGAATATTGTATTAAACCTATGAATTGTCCTGGACATGTTCAAATTTTTAATATTGGATTAAAATCTTATCGAGATTTACCTATTCGTATGGCGGAATTTGGAAGTTGTCATAGAAATGAATCTTCAGGATCTTTACATGGTCTTATGAGAGTACGTAATTTTACTCAAGATGATGCTCATATATTTTGCACTCAAGAACAAATACATTCTGAAATAAATAATTGTATTAAAATGATATATGATTTATATAGTATATTTAATTTTAAAAAAATCCTAGTAAAATTTTCTACACGACCAAAAAAACGTATTGGTAATGATCTAATTTGGGATAAAGCAGAAACAGATTTGTCTAATGCATTAATAAGAAACAACTTAGAATTTGAACATCAGTTGGGAGAAGGTGCTTTTTATGGCCCTAAAATTGAATTTATTTTACAAGATTCATTAAATAGAAGTTGGCAATGTGGAACAATTCAACTAGATTTTTATTTACCACGTCGTTTAAATTCATTTTATATTAATGAATATAATGAAAAAAAAACTCCTATAATAATTCATCGAGCTATATTAGGTTCAATTGAGCGTTTTATTGGAATATTAATAGAAGAGTGTTCTGGTAAATTACCAACATGGCTATCTCCAATACAGGTTATAGTAATTGCTATTAAAAATGTTGATGCTATTTATGTAAATAAAATAGTTAAAAAATTTAATGTTTTAAAGATTCGTGTTGAATCGGATTTAAGAAATGAAAAAATAGGTCTAAAAATTCGTGAACATACTTTACGTCAAATTCCCTATATATTGATTTGTGGTGAAAAAGAAGTAAAAACTAATACAGTTTCTATTAGAAGTAGAAATGGAAGTAATTTTGGGATTATGGATGTTGATTTGTTTATTAAAAAACTACAAAAAGAAATATTTACTCGTAGTTTTTTTCAAATGGAGGAATAA